From the Streptomyces sp. KMM 9044 genome, one window contains:
- the mscL gene encoding large conductance mechanosensitive channel protein MscL: MSEKNETSIWQGFKAFLMRGNVIDLAVAVVIGAAFTNIVNAVVKGMINPLVGAFGTQNLDTYSSCLKGPCTGTGDAATGVRILWGSVLGATLQFVVTAAVVYFLMVMPMARYLARVEARRKAKEDTQEIIEISELEVLKEIRDELVAQRGPRRDEGAGRGDGPGYGER; encoded by the coding sequence GTGAGCGAGAAGAACGAAACCAGCATCTGGCAGGGCTTCAAGGCCTTCCTGATGCGGGGGAACGTCATCGACCTGGCTGTGGCCGTGGTCATCGGCGCCGCCTTCACCAACATCGTCAACGCGGTGGTGAAAGGGATGATCAATCCGCTGGTCGGCGCTTTCGGCACGCAGAACCTGGACACCTACAGCTCGTGCCTGAAGGGCCCCTGCACGGGCACCGGCGACGCCGCGACGGGCGTCAGGATTCTGTGGGGTTCGGTCCTCGGCGCGACGCTCCAGTTCGTGGTCACGGCCGCGGTCGTCTACTTCCTGATGGTGATGCCCATGGCCCGGTACCTGGCCCGGGTCGAGGCCCGCAGGAAGGCGAAGGAGGACACGCAGGAGATCATCGAGATATCCGAGCTCGAAGTACTCAAGGAGATCCGCGACGAGCTGGTGGCACAGCGCGGCCCGCGGCGCGACGAGGGCGCGGGACGTGGTGACGGCCCGGGGTACGGCGAGCGATAG
- a CDS encoding P1 family peptidase, translated as MTVDALTDVAGVRVGHATRTGDGLLTGTTVVLAPEGGAVAAVDVRGGGPGTKETDALDPRNLVQRVEALVLTGGSAYGLDAASGVMAWLEEQGRGVRVGPDPAHVVPVVPAACVFDLGRGGDFGARPDASTGRAAVESAAATSPGARVPEGCVGAGTGAVVGAVKGGIGTASTVLDSGITVAALVVANAAGSALDPETGILYGEFFQGGRVRHPDAEVHAAAVRRLSGIAEQNGPQPLNTTLAVVATDADLSKAQAQKLAGTAHDGIARAVRPVHLLNDGDTVFTLATGARPLDAANPLALNEILAAGADLVTRAIVRALRAAESVDGPGGTWPSHEELYG; from the coding sequence ATGACTGTTGACGCTCTGACCGATGTGGCCGGTGTGCGGGTGGGACACGCGACCCGTACCGGCGACGGCCTGCTCACCGGCACCACGGTGGTGCTCGCGCCCGAGGGCGGGGCCGTGGCCGCCGTGGATGTGCGCGGCGGCGGTCCCGGTACGAAGGAGACCGACGCGCTCGATCCCCGCAACCTCGTGCAGCGGGTCGAGGCTCTCGTCCTGACCGGTGGCAGCGCCTACGGACTGGACGCGGCGTCAGGGGTGATGGCCTGGCTGGAGGAGCAGGGGCGCGGGGTGCGCGTCGGCCCGGATCCCGCGCATGTGGTGCCGGTGGTACCGGCCGCGTGCGTCTTCGACCTGGGCCGGGGCGGGGACTTCGGGGCCCGGCCGGACGCGTCCACCGGGCGTGCGGCGGTCGAGTCGGCCGCGGCGACCTCGCCGGGGGCGCGGGTGCCGGAGGGGTGCGTGGGCGCCGGTACGGGGGCCGTCGTCGGAGCGGTGAAGGGCGGAATCGGCACCGCGAGCACGGTGCTGGACTCGGGGATCACGGTGGCCGCGCTGGTGGTGGCCAACGCGGCGGGGTCGGCGCTGGACCCGGAAACCGGAATCCTGTACGGGGAGTTCTTCCAGGGCGGCCGGGTGCGTCATCCGGACGCGGAGGTGCACGCGGCGGCGGTCCGGCGGCTCTCCGGCATCGCGGAGCAGAACGGGCCGCAGCCGCTCAACACCACGCTCGCGGTGGTCGCCACCGACGCGGACCTGTCCAAGGCGCAGGCGCAGAAGCTGGCGGGCACCGCGCACGACGGCATCGCGCGGGCGGTGCGGCCGGTGCACCTGCTCAACGACGGGGACACGGTGTTCACCCTCGCCACAGGCGCCCGCCCGCTCGACGCCGCGAACCCGCTCGCCCTGAACGAGATCCTCGCTGCGGGCGCCGACTTGGTCACCCGGGCGATCGTACGGGCCCTGCGCGCAGCCGAGTCGGTGGACGGGCCGGGCGGAACCTGGCCGTCGCACGAGGAGTTGTACGGATAG
- a CDS encoding FmdB family zinc ribbon protein, with product MPTYQYQCTECGEGLEAVQKFTDDALTECPNCQGRLKKVFSAVGIVFKGSGFYRNDSRGSSSSSATASKTAGSSTGSSSSSSSEPSSSSSASSSSGSGSNPGSGSSSGSGSAGSSTAGSTAA from the coding sequence GTGCCCACCTATCAGTACCAGTGCACCGAGTGCGGCGAGGGCCTCGAGGCGGTGCAGAAGTTCACCGATGACGCTCTTACCGAGTGCCCGAACTGCCAGGGTCGCCTGAAGAAGGTGTTCTCGGCGGTCGGCATCGTCTTCAAGGGCTCCGGTTTCTACCGCAACGACAGCCGCGGTTCCTCGTCGAGCAGCGCCACGGCGTCGAAGACGGCCGGTTCGTCGACGGGTTCGTCTTCGTCTTCGTCCTCCGAGCCCTCCTCGTCCTCCTCTGCTTCGTCCTCCTCGGGCTCCGGCTCGAACCCGGGCTCCGGCTCGTCGTCCGGATCCGGCAGTGCCGGCAGCAGCACCGCCGGCAGCACAGCCGCCTGA
- a CDS encoding S-methyl-5'-thioadenosine phosphorylase — MANKANVEIGVIGGSGFYSFLDDVTEVQVDTPYGAPSDSLFLGELAGRRVAFLPRHGRGHHLPPHRINYRANLWALRSVGARQVLGPCAVGGLRPAYGPGTLLVPDQLVDRTKSRANTYFDGLPRPDGTVPNVAHVSLADPYCPVGRAAALKSARGRDWEPVDGGTLVVVEGPRFSTRAESLWHQAQGWSVVGMTGHPETALARELELCYTSLALVTDLDAGAETGEGVSHDEVLRVFADNVDRLRNVLFDTVAALPATEGRDCPCASALGGVDPGFALP; from the coding sequence ATGGCGAACAAGGCGAACGTCGAGATCGGCGTGATCGGCGGCTCCGGTTTCTACTCCTTCCTCGACGACGTGACCGAGGTTCAGGTGGACACCCCGTACGGGGCGCCCAGTGACTCCCTCTTCCTCGGTGAACTGGCCGGCCGGCGGGTCGCTTTCCTCCCCCGGCACGGGCGCGGTCACCATCTGCCGCCCCATCGGATCAACTACCGGGCCAACCTGTGGGCGCTCAGGTCGGTCGGCGCGCGCCAGGTGCTCGGGCCGTGCGCGGTGGGCGGGCTGCGGCCCGCGTACGGGCCGGGGACACTGCTGGTCCCGGACCAGCTCGTGGATCGTACGAAGTCCCGGGCGAACACCTACTTCGACGGGCTGCCCCGGCCCGACGGCACCGTCCCGAACGTCGCGCACGTGTCGTTGGCCGACCCCTACTGCCCTGTCGGCCGGGCAGCCGCCCTGAAGTCGGCGCGCGGGCGGGACTGGGAGCCGGTGGACGGCGGCACGCTGGTCGTGGTCGAGGGACCTCGGTTCTCCACCCGCGCCGAGTCGTTGTGGCACCAGGCGCAGGGCTGGTCGGTGGTGGGCATGACCGGCCACCCCGAGACGGCGCTCGCCCGTGAACTGGAGCTCTGCTACACGTCCCTGGCCCTGGTCACCGACCTCGACGCCGGTGCCGAGACCGGCGAGGGCGTCTCGCACGACGAGGTGCTGCGGGTGTTCGCGGACAACGTGGACCGGTTGCGGAACGTGCTTTTCGACACGGTGGCGGCGCTGCCGGCGACGGAGGGACGGGACTGCCCGTGCGCCTCGGCGCTGGGCGGGGTGGATCCGGGGTTCGCTCTGCCGTAG